CAGTGAACCAGAGATGATCCAGCCAACGCGGGTGGTATTGGTGAACAACGTGGTGGCAGCACCGGCCTGTCCGGGCATCAAATCCTGAAAATAGAGCATGCCGATTCCGGCCAGAATGCCAATAAAGATCGCGTTCAGCGCTTGTAATCCCAGCAGCGCAATTTCCCCATCGAGAACCAGCAAGCCGCCGAAGAACAGCAATCCGGAGGCAACGGCAAGCCGCATCAGGAAACGTTTCCCGAAGCGTTTCGCGACGTAACCCGCAATCAGCATGACCGGAATTTCCAGCCCGGCCGCCACGCCCATCATGATCCCCGCCAGCTTTTCCGGTAGATGCAGTTCATGCACCAGATACAGTGGCATATTAATGAGGTAAATCCCGTTGCAGGTCCACATCAAGGTACAGGCAACGAACAACAAGAGCGTGTCTCGGCGATTACGACGCGGTGATTCCAGCGTTGAGGTGGTCTTTTCCACCGCTTTGGGCATGGAGGGCAGAAAGAGTTTGACCAGAATGCCGCACAAAATAAAGACGGCCGCCGCAGTCAGGTACATCGTGGTGAAGCCGAACCCTAGCGCCAACGCAAAAGCGATTGGCGGGCCAACAACCCAGGCGAGAGAAATTTGGGCGCGGAGGATGGAGCTGAACATCGCCGCTTCACGACCTGTTTTATCTGCGTGCTCCCGTGCCAGCGCAAAGAGCTGTGGGTTGGCGGTGGAGCCAAAACTGCTCAGCAGAACGCCAATAAAAAGCAGAATAAAGTAGTTACGGTTCCAGGCAAACAGCATGCAGGCCAGTGCGCCCAGCAGGCAGCACACGAAGATCAGCGATTTGCGATCGCCCTGACGGTCCGAACGCGTAGCCAGCATCTGACTAACGACAATACCGATAACCGCACTGCCGGTATAAAACATCCCCACCAGAAAAGGGCGAGCCTGTACTTCACTGGAAAGAAAGAGGCTGAGCGTAGGAAGTTGCAGGGCGCCGGCTGTTCCGGTCAGAAAGGCAATAACCAGGAATGCTGACGATGTCAGATCAAGCGGGCGTCGTGTTGTGTTTGCAGGAGTGAACATAAATTGATAGCGCTTGGAAAATAGGCAGAGGCTGTCGAGCGCGACATAGTACTCGGGTTTATAATGAAACAGAAATCTTGTTTCATTATTTTTCGTCAGCACGGCTTCAGCCATTGGGTGATTTTTGTTGGCGGGCAGCGCGTCATCCACGTTAAAATGTGCGTGATGTCAAAATTCTGTTACGTCAGCAGCGCAGAAAGCTTGCATAAATGGCGTAATAGAATGAGACTTTTGAAACGTTTCAGCGGAATTTTTTTTGAAACGCCCTAACAATCGACACATTTTTTTCTCATAAAAGCTGAAACGATTCAACTTTCAGCAAGAGAGGAGAGCCATGTTCCAGTTGTCACAGCAAGATATTCATTTGGGCGCAGCGGCCAGCAACAAGCAGGAAGCTATCCAGCTTGTTGCTTCAGCGCTGACCGATGCCGGGTGCGTTAACGCAGGGTATGTCGACGGCATGCTCCAGCGCGAACAGCAAACATCCACCTATTTGGGAAGCGGCATTGCTATCCCTCATGGCACCACTGATACCCGCGATCTGGTATTGAAGACCGGGGTTCAAGTATTCCAGTTTCCTCAGGGTATTGCCTGGGGTGAAGATCAAACCGCCTATGTGGTACTCGGTATTGCAGCCCGTTCTGATGAACACCTTGCGCTGCTGCGTCAACTGACCCACGTTCTGAGCGACGATCGCGTAGCGGCTCGCTTGGCAAGCACAAAGTCAGCGGAAGAACTGCGTAGCCTGCTGATGGGCGAGCAACAACTGGCGGAATTCCGCTTTGATACCTCGCTGATTGCGTTGGATGTGGCGACCGATAATCTGCTGACGCTTCAGGCGCTGAATGCCGGTCGTCTTCAGCAGGTCGGTGCAGCCGACGCCAGCTTTGTCAGCACCGCGGTCAGCAACAAGCCGCTGAATCTGGGGCAAGGTGTGTGGTTCAGCGATAGCGCGGTGGGTAACCTCAGCAGCGCAGCCGCAGTGGCGCGTCCGGCTACGCCTTTCAGCGTTGATGGTGAAAACGTGGCGTTATTGGTCACGGTAGCTGCGGCTGACGATCAGGCTTTTGCGCCGATCGATTATCTGAGCAACCTGCTGATTGCACAAAAAGCGGAACGTCTGCTGACGGCTGATGCGCCGACGCTGCTGGCACTTTTGACCAGCGACGTACCGGAAGAGAGCGAAGTGCTGACGGCAGAATTTACCATTCGCAACGAGCACGGTCTGCACGCGCGTCCGGGCACTATGCTGGTGAATGTGATCAAACAGTTCAGCAGTGATATTACCGTCACCAATCTGGATGGCACAGGCAAACCGGCAAATGGCCGCAGCCTGATGAAAGTCGTCGCGCTGGGCGTGAAGAAAGGCCATAAACTGCGCTTCACCGCCAGCGGTAGCGATGCGGAACAAGCACTGGCCGCCATTGGCGACGCGATTACGTCCGGTTTGGGCGAGGGGGCAGCATGAGCAGGAGAGTAGCCACAATCACCCTGAATCCAGCTTATGACCTGGTTGGCTATTGCCCGGAAGTTGAGAAAGGCGAAGTCAATCTGGTTCAGACAGCGGGTCTGCACGCCGCAGGCAAAGGCATTAACGTTGCCAAGGTGCTGAAAGATCTCGGGATTGATGTCACGGTAGGTGGCTTTCTGGGCAAAGACAATCAGGATGGTTTTCAGCAACTGTTCAGCGAGCTGGGCATTGCTAACCGTTTCCAGGTTGTGCCAGGACGTACGCGCATTAACGTCAAATTAACCGAAAAAGATGGTGACGTCACCGACTTCAACTTTTCCGGTTTTGAAGTGACACAGCAGGACTGGCAGCGTTTCGTCAATGATTCGCTGAGCTGGCTGGGGCAGTTCGACATGGTTGCGGTAAGCGGCAGTCTGCCTGCTGGCGTCGATCCTGATGCATTTACCGACTGGATGTCTCGTCTGCGTACGCAGTGTCCTTGCATTATTTTCGACAGCAGCCGTGAAGCGCTGGTGGCGGGATTGAAAGCCTCTCCCTGGTTGGTGAAACCAAACCGTCGGGAGCTGGAGATATGGGCTGGGCGTAAATTACCTACGCTGGCTGATGTGGTGGATGCCGCTCACGCGCTGCGTGAACAGGGTATTGCACATGTTGTGATCTCACTGGGTGCGGAAGGTGCGCTGTGGGTGAATGCATCGGGTGCGTGGCTGGCTAAACCACCTGCTTGTGATGTGGTAAGTACGGTAGGTGCGGGCGACTCCATGGTTGGGGGGTTGATTTATGGCTTATTAATGCGTGAGTCCAGTGAGCACACTCTGCGTTTGGCGACGGCAGTTTCGGCTCTGGCCGTGAGCCAAAGTAATGTTGGTATTACCGATCGTCCTCAGTTGGCCGCGATGATGGCGCGCGTCGACCTGAAACCCTTTAACTGATACAGCAGGAGATAAACAATGAAAACGCTGCTGATTTTGGATAAATCACTGGGCCTGGCGAGAAGCCAACTGGTGAAGAACCTACTCGGCGCTGCCGCTGCGAAAGCAGGGGTGACGTTTACAGAACAGGCTAACGACGCTGAACTGGCGATCGTTCTGGGTGCATCCGCTGCGGCGGACAGCGCACTGAATGGCAAGCAGGTTTATGTCGGTGACATTGAGCTGGCTGTTTCGCAGCCGGAAGCCTTTTTGGCAAAGGCGCGGGCTGAAGCAACGACGTATCAGGCTGTCGCGTCAGCTTCCGTTCAGCAACCCGCTGCTGCCAAGCGCATTGTTGCCGTAACGGCGTGTCCGACTGGCGTCGCGCACACGTTTATGGCAGCAGAAGCGATTGAAAGTGAAGCTAAAAAACGCGGCTGGTGGGTTAAAGTGGAAACGCGCGGCTCCGTTGGCGCGGGCAACGCGATTACCCCAGAAGAAGTGGAACAGGCCGATCTGGTGATCGTTGCTGCGGATATTGAAGTCGATCTGGCGAAGTTTGCGGGCAAGAAGATGTATCGCACTTCTACAGGGCTGGCGCTGAAGAAAACGGCGCAGGAGCTGGATAAAGCACAGGCTGAAGCGAAAGTGTATCAGCCGTCTGGGCAAACCAATGCCTCAAGCGCGAGCGAGTCTGCTCAGAAAGGCGGAACGGGTCCTTATCGTCACCTGCTGACCGGCGTATCCTATATGCTGCCGATGGTGGTGGCGGGTGGTCTGTGTATCGCCCTGTCGTTTGTCTTTGGTATTGAGGCCTTTAAACAGGAAGGTACGCTGGCCGCGGCGCTGATGAAGATCGGTGGCGGTTCTGCCTTCGCACTGATGGTGCCAGTGCTGGCGGGCTATATCGCTTTCTCCATTGCGGATCGTCCGGGATTAACGCCGGGTCTGGTTGGCGGGATGTTAGCGGTGAGTACGGGTGCGGGCTTCCTCGGTGGGATCATCGCGGGTTTTCTGGCCGGTTATGTGGCCAAAGCGATCAACAATAAGCTGATCCTGCCGCAAAGTCTGACGGCGCTAAAACCGATTCTGATCATTCCGCTATTTGCTACGCTGATCACCGGTCTTATCATGATTTATGTCGTCGGTACGCCGGTGGCGAAAATCCTGACTGGCCTGACAGGCTGGCTGCAATCCATGGGCACGGCGAATGCGGTGATTCTGGGTGCGATCCTGGGTGCGATGATGTGTACGGACATGGGCGGGCCGGTTAACAAAGTGGCTTACGTCTTCGGTACGACCTTGCTCAGTAGCCAGATTTACGCACCGATGGCCGCCGTTATGGCAGCCGGTATGGTGCCACCGCTGGCAATGGGTCTGGCGACCGTGCTGGCAAGCAAGAAATTCAACCCGACCGAACGTGAAGGCGGTAAAGCGGCGTTTGTACTGGGCCTGTGCTTTATTTCCGAAGGGGCGATTCCTTACGCGGCGCGTGATCCAATGCGCGTTCTGCCTTGCTGTATCATCGGTGGCGCACTGACTGGTGCACTGTCGATGGCGGTGGGCGCTAAGCTGATGGCACCACACGGTGGTCTGTTCGTGCTGTTGATTCCTGGCGCGATTACCCCGGTTATTGGCTACCTGTTAGCGATCATTGCGGGAACCGCAGTGGCTGGCGTGCTGTACGCGCTGCTGAAACGCTCTGATGAACAACTGGCGAAAGTCGCGTAAGTCTGATTATCGTCATTAAAAAATCATGCCATAACACAAGGATGTGGATGAGATAGCGCCAGTTGGGTAAACCAACTGGCGCTTTTTACTATTATGGAGTCAAGAAGCTAACTAGCGCTGCGCTTCGGATTTGAGCCAGGCGATTTCGTCAGCCCAGATATCAGGGTTGATCGTTTCCAGAATCATCGGGATGCCGTCAAAACGGGCATCTTTCATGATATAGCTGAAAGCGGTTTTGCCAATATTGCCTTCCCCTAGGCTATGGTGTCGGTCAACACGGCTGCCGAACGCGCTTTTGGCATCATTCAAATGCATTCCGCGCAGATAGCGAAACCCAACAATGCGATCGAATTCAGCGAAAGTGGCTTCGCAATCGGCTTCTGTCCGCAGGTCATAGCCACCGGCGAAAGCGTGGCAGGTATCGATACAGACGCCGACGCGGCCTTTATCTTCTACGCCGTCGATGATGGCTGCCAGATGCTCAAAGCGGAAACCCAAATTACTGCCTTGCCCGGCGGTATTCTCAATCACGGCGGTGACGCCATCCGTTTCCGCCAGCGCGATATTGATAGACTCGGCGATACGTGCCAGACAGTCCGTTTCCTTTATCTGTTTCAGATGGCTGCCGGGGTGAAAATTCAGCAGGCTTAGCCCAAGCTGCTGGCAGCGGGACATTTCATCAATAAACGCGCTGCGAGATTTCTCCAGCGCTTCGGCGTCCGGGTGACCCAGATTAATCAGATAGCTATCGTGGGGCAGAATCTGTGCTGGCGTATAGGCGTACTGCTCACAGGCGGTTTTAAAACGGTCGATGACCTCTGTACTGAGCGGCGCGGCCTGCCATTGGCGCTGATTCTTGGTAAATAAAGCGAAAGCCGTCGCTTGTATCTCATGTGCGCGAATCACGGCCTGATCGACTCCGCCAGATGCGCTAACGTGCGCCCCGATGTATTTCATGTTGGTCTCCTCTGATAACGGAGACATTATGCAGGTTAATGAGACGTTAACAGGTAAATAATTTATCGTTAGCCGAATAAATGTTCGAAGAACAGATTAATGCCCGCACCGCCAACGACCAGCCAGAGAAACAGAACAAGTGCCAGCAGCAGCGGCTTTGCACCTGCCTGACGAATGGCACTAAATCGGGTCGTCAGCCCCAGCGCAACCATTGCCATGGTCAGCAGAATATTATTAAGTTGAACTAACTGCGTGACGAGTGTCGGAGAGAGGAGTGAGAAAGAGTTGAAGGCGGCAACGGCGATAAACCCCAGAGCAAACCACGGAAACATCAGTGGAATCGCGTCTTCCGCGTCACTTTTTTGCGTCGCTTTTTTCAGGTAAAACCCAAGAATGAGAAGGAAAGGGGCCAGCATCATCACGCGCAGCATTTTGCTGATGACGGCGATGTTCTCTGTTGCACCATCAATGGCATGTCCTGCGGCAACAACCTGAGCGACTTCGTGTATCGTTGAGCCAAAGTACAGGCCGACAATCTGTGGTGTGATGTCAATCCAGTGATGATCGAGATTGAGCTGATAGAGCCACGGATACAAAAACATCGCCGTCGTACCGAAAATCACCACGGTGGAAACGGCGACGGCAATGGCGTTGCTGGACGCTTTGACAACGGGGGCTGTTGCCATGATCGCCGCCGCACCGCAGATGCTGCTGCCAGCGCCGATGAGCATTACGGTTTCATCGTCGAGTTTCAGCCAGCGTTTGCCTATCCAGCAGGCGAGTAGAAACGTCAACGTGACGACGGTAAGATCGACCGCGACACCGGTAAAGCCAACGGCAGCAACCTGCTGAAAGCTGAGGCGAAAACCATAAAGTATGATGCCCCAGCGCAGTAAATGCTGTTTGGCCCACTGCACGCCCGGATCGCACAGAGGATGAAGACGCGGATAAACGCTGTTTCCCAGAACGATCCCAATCAGGATCGCCAATGTCAGTGAACCGGGTCCCCAATGGGCGATTTTCGGAATATTTGCCAGCCAGAGGAGCGAAAAAGTTATTAAACTTACTAACAGCAGACCGGGCAATCGCGCTTTTGCTCCATCGGGTGGGGCTATCGTAGGTAATGTCGCAGGAAGAGCCATGGATTTAGTGCCTATTCTGACCGTACCGAAAATTGAGAAGCCAGCTTATAATCCACAAGATTAAAAGAGAAATTGATTATATATTTATAACCTATAAGTATTTTAGATAAAGAGCGCACTATGCATATCACGTTACGTCAACTGGAAGTCTTTGCCGAAGTCCTGAAAAGCGGTTCAACGACACAGGCCTCCGTTGTGCTTGCCCTGTCTCAATCGGCCGTCAGCGCGGCTCTGGCGGATTTAGAAGGGCAGTTGGGTGTTCAACTTTTCGATCGCGTGGGCAAGCGTCTGGTGGTTAATGAACATGGCCGCCTGTTGTACCCCAAAGCGCTGGCATTACTTGAACAGTCAATGGAAATTGAACAGCTTTTCCGCCGTGATAATGGGGCGCTGCGCATTTATGCCAGCAGTACTATCGGCAACTACCTGCTGCCCGCGATGATTGCCCGCTATCGCCATGACTACCCTGATATACCGCTGGAACTTCATGTAGGCAATACGAAAGATGTGATCACCCGGGTGTCTGAATTCAGTGTTGACCTGGGGTTGATCGAAGGGCCTTGCCATCATCCTGATTTGATTACGCAGCCCTGGCTGGAAGATGAACTGGTGGTGTTTTGTTCTCCCGACCATCCGCTCAGCCGGGGTACGGTATCATTAGCGGCGCTGGCAGATGCACATTGGATCCTGCGTGAACGAGGTTCAGGCACGCGTGAGGTGTTGGATCATCTGCTACTGACACACCTATCGCATTTTCATTTGGTGATGGAATTAGGCAACTCGGAGGCGATTAAACATGCGGTTCGCCACGGGATTGGTATCAGTTGCCTGTCACGACATGTGATTGCCGAACAGCTAGCGTCAGGTTCGCTGGTGGAACTGAAGGTGCCGCTGCCTAAACTCACGCGGACGCTGTATCTGGTACATCACCGGCAGAAACATCTGTCAAATGTGCTGCAACGTTTCCTGAGTTATTGCTGTGAAACGCCATAGCGAAAATATTTTCTGCTGCTAATAATCGGACGTGAGTTATTAAGCTCTCTTATAACTCGACGATCTTAACTATCCCGCACAACGCGATTTGCTACAATCCCGCCTCGATTTTTAGCACGAGCACGCGGGATGACAATGGCTCAGCACGATATTCAACAAACTACACAGGGCGCACCGACCCTGCGCCGTGAACTGAAAGCACGGCATTTAACGATGATCGCCATTGGCGGATCGATTGGCACCGGATTATTTGTCGCGTCTGGTGCGACGGTTTCACAAGCAGGCCCGGGTGGCGCACTGTTGTCTTATGCCCTGATTGGCCTGATGGTTTACTTCCTGATGACCAGCCTGGGTGAACTGGCGGCGTTCATGCCAGTTTCCGGTTCATTCTCCAGCTATGGTTCCCGTTATGTAGAAGAAGGATTCGGCTTCGCGCTGGGCTGGAACTACTGGTACAACTGGGCGGTGACCATCGCGGTCGATCTGGTGGCGGCGCAACTGGTGATGGGATATTGGTTCCCAGAGGTGTCCGGCTGGATCTGGAGTGCGCTGTTCCTGGCGCTGATGTTCCTGCTTAACTACATTTCCGTGAAAGGGTTTGGCGAGGCGGAATACTGGTTCTCACTGATTAAAGTGGCGACGGTCATCATTTTTATCGCCGTTGGCGTGATGATGATTACGGGCATCATGAGCGGTGCGGAAAATGCCGGATTCCACAACTGGGAAATTGGCGATGCGCCGTTTGCCGGTGGCTTCTCTGCCATGATAGGTGTGGCGATGATCGTGGGCTTCTCTTTTCAGGGAACGGAACTGATCGGCGTGGCGGCAGGGGAATCTCAGGAGCCAAGCAAAAACATTCCGCGTGCCATCCGTCAGGTTTTCTGGCGTATCCTGCTGTTCTACATCTTCGCGATTCTGATTATCAGCTTAATCATTCCCTATACCGATCCGAACCTGCTGCGTAATGACGTCAAAGACATTACGGTAAGCCCGTTCACGCTGGTGTTTGAGAACGCGGGCCTGCTGTCTGCTGCTGCGGTGATGAATGCGGTCATCCTGACCGCGGTGCTGTCGGCGGGTAACTCGGGGATGTACGCCTCTACGCGTATGTTGTTTACGCTGGCATCGGAAGGCAAAGCGCCGCGCATGTTCGCTAAGCTGTCAAAAGGCGGTGTACCGCGTAATGCGCTGTATGCCACCACTGTAGTAGCGGCACTGTGTTTCCTGTCTTCTTTGTATGGCAATCAAACGGTTTATCTGTGGCTACTGAATACGTCGGGTATGACCGGCTTTATCGCCTGGTTGGGGATCGCTATTAGCCATTATCGCTTCCGTCGCGGGTACGTTATGCAGGGGCATGATCTGAACCGCCTGCCTTATCAATCAAGTTTCTTCCCGTTGGGGCCGATATTTGCGTTTGTGCTCTGCTTGATTATCACTTTGGGACAGAACTATCAGGCGTTTCTGCAAGACAAAATCGACTGGTATGGCGTGACGGCAACGTACATCGGTATTCCGCTGTTCCTGCTGATTTGGTTCGGCTACAAGCTGTGCCGTGGAACGCGTTTTATCAAATATCAGGATATGACGTACCCCGATCATAAAGACTAAAGTGTAAGCGCGTGGTTAACTATCGCTGCTTTTTACTTTAGCGTATCGCCTTTCACGCCGCTGATGACATGTGATCAGCGGCGTTTTTATTTGATAAAACTATCACTTTTATATCAAATATTTTGAGTTTAATTATTCTTGTAAAGTCCTTCCTGACCGTTTTCATTCTTCCTGGTAAGTGCTTTCGTGCTACGAAAACTGGCATTTCTAAACCGTAGTTAAACGAAATAAATAATGCTAATACTTATCATTTACGTTTAAATGCATTCCTTTACACTCTTTCCTGCAAAAAAACTCAATAAAATAACGAGGAATCATGAAAGCAAATTCTCTGATTAATCTCAAGAATGCAGTAGCACTGGCTCTGGCGGCAACAGCAACAAATGTCGCGATAGCGGCAGATAGTGATGATGTTTTAGTTGTCACCGCGAGTGGTTATGAGAAAAAGTTAACGAACGCACCTGCATCGATTTCTGTCATTAGTGAAGAGGCGCTTTCCCAGAAAAACTATCACGATCTGGGAGAAGCGTTAAGTGGCGTGGAAGGGGTTGATGTGCGCAGCGGTACGGGTAAAACGGGTGGTCTGGACATCAGTATTCGTGGTATGCCGAGCAGTTATACCCTGATTCTAATCGATGGAGTACGTCAGAATGCCAGTGGAGATACAACGCCGAACGGTTTTGACACCATGAATACGGCGGTGATGCCGCCATTGTCAGCCATTGAACGTATTGAAGTGATCCGTGGGCCTATGTCGACGCTGTATGGTTCTGATGCGATTGGCGGTGTGGTCAACATTATTACGAAGAAAAACAGTAAACAGTGGAGTGGCAGCGTTAATCTGTCACATACGGTGCAAGAACACCGTAAATGGGGTGACAGCTCAACGCTGGGGTTCTATACCTCCGGCCCGTTGGTGAACGATCAATTTAGTTTGGCATTGCGCGGTAATGTGGAGCATCGTCAGGGATCAAGCGTCACCTCACTGAGCGGGACGGGTGACACGCGTGTTCCGTTCCCGACCAAGACTGATAACTACACTGTCGGTGGGAAACTGAGCTTTAAAACCAGCGAAGCGAATACCCTGTGGATTGATGGCGATGTGTCACGTCAGACTTACGATAACCGCAGTAGCCAACTGGGCCCGATTGGTGTTAGTGGCGGTGGATACCGCGATGAATTGCGCTTTGAGCGTAATAAACTGGCAATTGGCCATGACACCGACCTCTCGTTTGGTCGTTGGAGCTCAAATTTGTCATATGCAGTGACCGAGAACAAGGGGCGACTGCTAACACCACGCGTATTGAATACCGCCAATGCAAGCCTGTCTGGTCGCGACCGCGAGCTGAAGAATACCAACACTATTTTCGATACGATGCTCGTGTCGCCAATCGGGGAGGATCATCTGCTAACGGTTGGTGGGCAATTCTGGGATTCACGCCTTAAAGATGGCATTGTGTTGGCAAACAGCGGTGAAACGTTTGAACAAAAAAGCTGGTCACTGTATGCAGAAGACGACTGGCAGCTACTCGATCCGTTGTCACTGACGTTAGGTGCCCGCTATGAGAAACATGATAGCTTCGGTGGACATGTTAGCCCGCGTGCCTATCTGGTATGGAATGTCGCGGATGACTGGACGGTAAAAGGTGGTGTGAGTACCGGATACAAAACGCCTTCTCTTGCGCAATTGCATAATGGTGTCAGTGGCGTAGCCAGAAATGGCGCTGCAACGACCATCGGCAACCCAAATCTCAAGCCTGAAGAAAGCACCAATTTTGAGACGGGGGTGTATTATGAAAACGATGCGAATGTAAAAGCGAATATCACAGGATTCGTGAACCATTATAAAAATGCGATTGACTCGGTTGAACTCAATAGCTCAACGAGCACGTATCGCAATATTGGCAAAGCCAGAACACAAGGTGTGGAACTCGCGACATCTTTCCCAGTATTCGTGCCGGATGTCACTCTGGCGCTGAACTACACCTATACGCATAGTGAACAAATCGGTGGAAAGAATCCTGGCGCAGCATTGACAACGACGGCCAAACACATGGCGAATGCCCGTTTGAACTGGCAGATCGATGAGCAATGGAATAGCTGGTTGGCAGCGGAATACCGAGCGAAGACACCACGTTTCACTGCCAATTATGCGAATCTGAATACGGCTCAAAAATTGGTGTATGACGATCGTGGTGCCGACCTGAAATCCTGGACGGTAGTGAATCTGGGCACTTCGTATAAAGTAACGAAGGATGTTACGCTGAACGGCACGGTAAACAATCTATTGGATAAGGACTTCTCTCAAGTACAGCGCTATGAGTCAACTGATAGCTCATATTATGCGGGTGATTACTTCGGAAACAGTGCTTTTACGACAGGTTATGTAATGCCAGGACGTAATTACTGGTTATCAGTTAACGTCAACTTCTGATGCAACATCTCCCCGGAATGTCAAATGTGTTCCGGGGAGGATGCCCTCCGCTCGCTTTCCCTTTCCAGCCACATAGCACCCTTTCTACGGTTTTTTTCGCACAGTTATGCCTTCTGATTAACGACGGGATTCGTCATCATCCTTTATTGCCGCCATCTCTTTGCTGATGACATGGGAGTAATACGCAACTATCCGCGGTGTTTCATTGTTTTTGTGATATTTCTGAATATCGTCGCTAACAACGTCGATGAATGGAATTCATTATATTAGGTATTGTTAATTGCTTTAATGCTGACTACGCTTCACCTTACGGAGTGATGGATTCCCGATGAGGCAGGAAGTGTAACGTTATTAATACGTTCGTTGTCTTGTGTCGTACAGAGAATTTAATTCATTATTTTTGTATGAGAATACCTGTCGTGATTGCCGATTGCGGAGCACTCGATATCTGCAATCGGCAGTCAGTGTATGAATAGCAACCAGGGCACGATGATGTTAAAAATTACCTTTTTGGATAAAGGCTCACTGCCTGAAACCATTTTCCTGAAAAAGACGAGTTTTAGGCGGCCCCAATGTCGCCATGAATGGATTGAATATAACCACACCTCGCCCGATCACGTTATCGCCCGAGCAAAAGACACCCACGTTATCATCACGAATAAAACCCTATTAACGCGAGACACCCTGGCCGCGTTGCCTGAGTTGAAGCTGATTGCCGTGACGGCAACGGGAACCGACAATATCGATCTTGCTGCGGCCAAAGAGCTGGGTATCACGGTCAAAAATGTACCGGGCTACTCAGCGCAGGCGGTATCCGAACACGTGATAGCCATGATTTTCGCGCTAAAGCACAGCCTGATGGCGTGGTATCGCGATCAACTGAGCGATCGTTGGGCCAGCCAGTCGCAGTTTGCTTATTTTGATCATCCCGTCAAAGACATTGCGGGCGCGACGCTGGGCATCATTGGGGCCGGTACGATTGGGCGGGAGGTTGCACGTCTGGCTCAGGCGCTGGGGATGAAGGTGATTTTTGCCGAGCACCGAGGGGCCGCACAGTGTCGTGCCGGCTATCTGCCGTTTGAAGACGTTCTGCGGCTGGCGAATGTGATTTCACTCAACTGCCCGCTCAATACAAGTACGCAGCATCTGATTAATGCGGAGACGCTCGCGCTGTGTAAGCCCACCGCGTTTATTATTAACACCGCCAGAGGCGGATTGATTGATGAACACGCGCTGGCAGAGGCAT
The genomic region above belongs to Pectobacterium colocasium and contains:
- a CDS encoding TonB-dependent receptor; this encodes MKANSLINLKNAVALALAATATNVAIAADSDDVLVVTASGYEKKLTNAPASISVISEEALSQKNYHDLGEALSGVEGVDVRSGTGKTGGLDISIRGMPSSYTLILIDGVRQNASGDTTPNGFDTMNTAVMPPLSAIERIEVIRGPMSTLYGSDAIGGVVNIITKKNSKQWSGSVNLSHTVQEHRKWGDSSTLGFYTSGPLVNDQFSLALRGNVEHRQGSSVTSLSGTGDTRVPFPTKTDNYTVGGKLSFKTSEANTLWIDGDVSRQTYDNRSSQLGPIGVSGGGYRDELRFERNKLAIGHDTDLSFGRWSSNLSYAVTENKGRLLTPRVLNTANASLSGRDRELKNTNTIFDTMLVSPIGEDHLLTVGGQFWDSRLKDGIVLANSGETFEQKSWSLYAEDDWQLLDPLSLTLGARYEKHDSFGGHVSPRAYLVWNVADDWTVKGGVSTGYKTPSLAQLHNGVSGVARNGAATTIGNPNLKPEESTNFETGVYYENDANVKANITGFVNHYKNAIDSVELNSSTSTYRNIGKARTQGVELATSFPVFVPDVTLALNYTYTHSEQIGGKNPGAALTTTAKHMANARLNWQIDEQWNSWLAAEYRAKTPRFTANYANLNTAQKLVYDDRGADLKSWTVVNLGTSYKVTKDVTLNGTVNNLLDKDFSQVQRYESTDSSYYAGDYFGNSAFTTGYVMPGRNYWLSVNVNF
- a CDS encoding YeiH family protein yields the protein MALPATLPTIAPPDGAKARLPGLLLVSLITFSLLWLANIPKIAHWGPGSLTLAILIGIVLGNSVYPRLHPLCDPGVQWAKQHLLRWGIILYGFRLSFQQVAAVGFTGVAVDLTVVTLTFLLACWIGKRWLKLDDETVMLIGAGSSICGAAAIMATAPVVKASSNAIAVAVSTVVIFGTTAMFLYPWLYQLNLDHHWIDITPQIVGLYFGSTIHEVAQVVAAGHAIDGATENIAVISKMLRVMMLAPFLLILGFYLKKATQKSDAEDAIPLMFPWFALGFIAVAAFNSFSLLSPTLVTQLVQLNNILLTMAMVALGLTTRFSAIRQAGAKPLLLALVLFLWLVVGGAGINLFFEHLFG
- a CDS encoding 2-hydroxyacid dehydrogenase, which produces MNSNQGTMMLKITFLDKGSLPETIFLKKTSFRRPQCRHEWIEYNHTSPDHVIARAKDTHVIITNKTLLTRDTLAALPELKLIAVTATGTDNIDLAAAKELGITVKNVPGYSAQAVSEHVIAMIFALKHSLMAWYRDQLSDRWASQSQFAYFDHPVKDIAGATLGIIGAGTIGREVARLAQALGMKVIFAEHRGAAQCRAGYLPFEDVLRLANVISLNCPLNTSTQHLINAETLALCKPTAFIINTARGGLIDEHALAEALQQRIIAGAALDCLTQEPPQKDNPLMVAAKTLPNLLITPHIAWTSASSLQLLMEKTIENIDEYAQQNGYK
- the yieE gene encoding DNA-binding transcriptional regulator YeiE, with the translated sequence MHITLRQLEVFAEVLKSGSTTQASVVLALSQSAVSAALADLEGQLGVQLFDRVGKRLVVNEHGRLLYPKALALLEQSMEIEQLFRRDNGALRIYASSTIGNYLLPAMIARYRHDYPDIPLELHVGNTKDVITRVSEFSVDLGLIEGPCHHPDLITQPWLEDELVVFCSPDHPLSRGTVSLAALADAHWILRERGSGTREVLDHLLLTHLSHFHLVMELGNSEAIKHAVRHGIGISCLSRHVIAEQLASGSLVELKVPLPKLTRTLYLVHHRQKHLSNVLQRFLSYCCETP
- a CDS encoding amino acid permease; its protein translation is MAQHDIQQTTQGAPTLRRELKARHLTMIAIGGSIGTGLFVASGATVSQAGPGGALLSYALIGLMVYFLMTSLGELAAFMPVSGSFSSYGSRYVEEGFGFALGWNYWYNWAVTIAVDLVAAQLVMGYWFPEVSGWIWSALFLALMFLLNYISVKGFGEAEYWFSLIKVATVIIFIAVGVMMITGIMSGAENAGFHNWEIGDAPFAGGFSAMIGVAMIVGFSFQGTELIGVAAGESQEPSKNIPRAIRQVFWRILLFYIFAILIISLIIPYTDPNLLRNDVKDITVSPFTLVFENAGLLSAAAVMNAVILTAVLSAGNSGMYASTRMLFTLASEGKAPRMFAKLSKGGVPRNALYATTVVAALCFLSSLYGNQTVYLWLLNTSGMTGFIAWLGIAISHYRFRRGYVMQGHDLNRLPYQSSFFPLGPIFAFVLCLIITLGQNYQAFLQDKIDWYGVTATYIGIPLFLLIWFGYKLCRGTRFIKYQDMTYPDHKD